The window GAAGTCCTTCCTCTAGAGTAAGGTTTCTTACGGCTTCTTTTTCGGCTTTATGGTAATATTTGGAAACCAAATCACCAATCTCCTCCAATTCTTCCTCGGAAAAGGAGGCTTTTATTTCTTCCTTGATCGCAGCAAAGGCTTCGCTACGTTCCTTTTTGGATGAACCTGCTTTGGCCACTTCGTAAACTTTGTCGTAAGCCATGTCGTGGATTTTCTTTTCCAGATCGGCATCTTCGGCTTCGGGCTCGTACTCACGAACTTCTTTTTTACCAAAAGCTTCAGCCAATTTTACTTGGGCGGCACATTGTACTTTGATAGCTTCGTGGGCAAATTTGATGGCTTCTACCATCTCCTCTTCGGAAATCTCGCTCATTTCTCCTTCTACCATCATCACAGAATCTGCGGATGCACCGATCATCATATCGATGTCCGATTCTTCAAGTTGGGCTCTGGTTGGGTTGATAATGAGCTCGCCATTGACTCTACCTACGCGTACCTCAGAAATAGGGCACTCAAAAGGAAGGTCCGATAGTTGGATGGCTGCGGAAGCGGCCAATCCAGCCATTGCATCGGGCATCACTTCTTCGTCGTGCGACATGAGTTGGATCATGACCTGTGTCTCGGAATGGTAATCCTTGGGGAACAAAGGTCTCAATACCCTATCCACCAAACGCATGGTCAATACTTCACCATCGCTCGGTCTGGCCTCTCTTTTGAAGAAACCACCTGGGTAACGTCCTGCCGCAGCAAATTTTTCACGATAATCAACGGTAAGTGGCAAAAAGTCCACATCCGAAGCTTTGTAATTGGAGACAACGGTGCATAATAACATACACTTGCCTGATTGGACAACAACAGAACCGTGGGCCTGTTTTGCCAGTTTTCCGGTTTCGATAGAAATCTCTCTACCGTCGCCAAGGTCTATGACCTCTCTGAATGTCTTTGGAATCATAAAAATAATCTTACCCTGCCTTATGGCGGGGTCGTTAAACATTTGGTCTACCGCCATCCGGGCGGTCGGGTTGTGTTGTTGTTGTGTGTGCCTTGGAGGCACTTGACCAATGAAAAACTATTTGTAGCTTTTTGTGTTTGCCCGGTTGCCCGGGACTTTTGGGTGATCGGAACACGTCCAATCAAAACAAAGGGGAAGCCAAAGCCTCCCCGATTGTTTTTATTTTCTAATATTCAATTCCTTGATCAAGGAACGATATTTTTCAATGTCTTTTTTCTTTAGGTAATCCAAAAGACTACGTCTTTTACCTACCAATGCCACCAAAGAACGCTCGGTGTTGTAATCCTTGTGGTTCCTTTTAAGGTGACCTGTCAAATGGTTGATACGGTGCGTGAACAATGCAATTTGTCCTTCCGTAGAACCGGTGTTGCTCTCAGAGCCGCCGTATTTCTTGAAAATTTCGGCTTTTACTTCTTTTGTTAAATACATTCCAATATTTTTTTAAATGATTTTTATGTATTGATTGTCAGTTCCTTTGCGGTGCTCAGGTTGAGCAATCAGCCTGCAAAGATAAACTCTTTTTCCTAATCTACGAATTTTAATGGGAAATTAAACCTTTTCCCAAAGTTTCTATCCAAGAAGCAAACCTATAAATTCAATCAGTATGAAAAAGAGACTAAAATCAATCCATTTAACTGGAATCGCTTCTTTGCTTACGGGTACCTTATTATTAATGTTTGTATCCTGCAGCAAAGATTCCTCAAATGAGGAGGAACTCACCACTGCGGAGGTCATGTCGGCCACAGAGCTACAATTTAGTGACGAAACGGATATGATCACCGAAGAAATTATGAGCATTGCCGAAGATGTATACGCCACGGAAGAGATTGCTGCCACTTCAAAAGAGAATTATAGTTCGGATTATCTGCCGGATTGCGTTACCGTATCGGTCGTTTTGAACCAAGGCATGAGAGAGGTTACCCTAGATTTCGGGGAAGGATGTGAGCTGCCCACCGGAAATTTGGTCAGTGGAAAGGTGAACCTTAGCTATGTCTTGGATTTGGAAGCTGCTTCCAATAGGGTGGAACTGACCCTGGAGGATTTTACGTTTAACGATGTTTTGGTAGAAGGTGATGCCACTATTGTGAGGGTGCGAAGCAATGAAAGCGGAAATCCACAGGGAACGGCCAACGCTACTTTTGTGGCTACATGGCCCAACGGGGATACAGCTTCTTTTACAGGTACCCGGAACCGGGAATGGATTGAAGGATTCGGTACGGGGTTTTGGGGCGATAATGTGTTCCTGATCACTGGAAAGCGCACCTATATCAGTAGGGCAGGGAATGAATTTGTTAAAGAAGTGATTACTCCTTTGCGACGGGAACTGTCTTGTCGATTTATTGTAAGTGGCGTTTTGGATATTTCTCGTTTGGGGAATACCGCGCGTCTCGATTTTGGTGATGGTAGTTGCGATGCCAAAGGTACGCTTACTTATGCTGATGGCACCGAAGAAGAAGTGTATCTACGACGGTTTAGGAAATAATTCTCAAGTAAAAGGTACTCGACGGCGCTCGAACCGACAGCAAATGAAAAAGCCCCGATTTCGGGGCTTTTATTATTCTCTTATGGGTTGATTCGTGATCAAATCTATGTACAGGTTGATTTTTTTCTTCAAATCGCGTCGATGTGTGATAAAATCCAAGAAACCATGTTCTTTCAAAAATTCCGCAGTTTGGAAACCTTCTGGAAGGTCTTTCCCTGTGGTGTCTTTTACCACTCTGGGCCCTGCAAAGCCTATCAAGGCACCTGGTTCGGCAATGTTGATGTCACCAAGCATGGCGTAGGACGCCGTGGTTCCCCCCGTTGTAGGGTCGGTGCACAAAGAAATATATGGAATCTTGGCTTCGGCCAATTGTGCCAGCTTTGCCGAGGTTTTGGCCAACTGCATCAAGGACAGGGCGGCTTCCATCATACGGGCGCCTCCTGATTTGGAAATCATTACAAAAGGAATCTTTTTCCTCTTCGCCACATCTATGGCCCTTGATATTTTTTCGCCGACAACGCTCCCCATAGATCCCCCGATAAAGGCGAAGTCCATACAGGCGACCACAATATCCTTTCCTTGGGATTTACCGACTGCTGTTCTAACGGCATCCTTCAATCCCGTTTTTTTCTGGGCGGCCTGCAAACGGTCCGAGTATTTTTTGGTATCCACAAACTTCAAGGGGTCCTTGGAAGTCATTTTGGTATCCAGCTCACGGAACTTGTTATCGTCAAAAAGAATCTCAAAGTATTCTTTACTGCCTATTCGAACATGGTAATCATCCTCTGGACTTACATAAAAGTTTTTGGCCAAATCTTCGGCCTCCACAATCTTACCGGTAGGGGATTTGTACCACAGCCCTTTTGGGGTGTCTTTCTTCTCCTCCGTAGCGGTCTGTATTCCTTTTTCCTTTCTTTTAAACCAAGACGACATGCAATCAATATTTAATTAAACAAAGGATTATAGGGTGTTCACGTTGTTCAAATCTTCAAAAGCCTTTTTTAAGCGGGCAATAAAGGTTTTTTCACCTTCGCGAAGCCAAACACGTGGGTCGTAATACTTTTTGTTGGGTTGGTCTTCACCCTCTGGGTTTCCAATTTGGGCTTGTAGGTAATCTGCTTTTCCTTGGATATAGTCCCTAACTCCTTCCAAAAATGCGTATTGCAGATCGGTGTCGATATTCATTTTGATGACCCCATAACCGATAGCTTCGCGGATTTCCTCCACTGTGGAACCGGAACCTCCGTGGAATACAAAGTCGATATGATTGTGCTCTACTCCGTATTTTTCTGTAATGAACTCTTGGGAGTTTTTCAAGATTTTTGGTGTCAATTTTACGTTTCCAGGTTTGTATACCCCGTGAACGTTACCAAATGCAGCTGCTATGGTAAATCTATGGCTTACTTTGGAAAGTTCCTCATAAGCGTAGGCTACTTCTTCGGGCTGGGTGTATAATTTGGAATCGTCCACATCCGTATTATCCACACCATCTTCTTCACCTCCAGTGATTCCCAATTCAATCTCCAAAGTCATATCCATTTTGCTCATGCGCTCCAGATACTTTTTGCAGATTTCAATATTTTCCTCGAGGGGTTCTTCGGAAAGGTCGATCATATGCGAACTGAACAAGGATTTTCCAGTTTCTTTATAATGTTGCTCACTAGCGTCCAAAAGCCCATCGATCCAAGGCAACAGTTTCTTGGCACAGTGGTCGGTATGAAGAATCACGGTAGCTCCATAAGCCTCGGCCAATTGGTGTACATGTTTTGCCCCCGCAACGGCTCCCAAAATGGCAGCTTGTTGGTTTTCGTTGGAAAGTCCTTTACCAGCATTGAATTGGGCCCCTCCATTGGAAAATTGAATGATTACGGGAGAGTTTAGTGTGGCAGCGGTTTCCATGACGGCATTGATGCTGTCCGATCCGATTACATTAACGGCCGGAAGTGCATATCCGTTGGCTTTGGCATGGTTGAAAATTGCTTGTACTTCATCCCCGGTAGCAACGCCGGGCTTTATATTGTGGGACATAGTTTAAATTGGTTTCGAATTAAATAGGAAACAAAAGTAATAAAATATTTGCTCTAGAAGGGATAATTGATCCCGATGTTAAATACCGCTCTTTTAAAGTTGTACCCATCGAACCAACGATCCGAACCCTCTCTGGCGGGATTGTAGGTTTTGAATCCTACATCCAACCTGAATACAAAATAGGTAAAGTCGTACCGCAAGCCCAATCCCGTACCCAGTGCAATATCGGCCAATGAGGAGAATCCGCTGAAAATGGCTTCTGGGTTGTTCTCGTTATCGAATACGTTCCAAATATTCCCGGCATCGGCAAATAGCGCCCCTTTTACGTCTCCGGCAATGGGGAATCGATATTCCAGATTTAAGGCCAGTTTTAGGTTGGCTTCGTTAAAGTCATTGATGTTGTTGGTTCTACCCGGGCCAAGTTCGTAGGCATTCCATGCACGGTTGTCGTTGGAGCCACCGGCAAAGTAACTTCGTACAAAGGGAATATTGTCTGCATTGCCGTAGGGAATCGCAATTCCGGAGAAACTTCGAAAAGCTATGACCTGACCGCCTCCAATGCTCCAATGGCGAATGTAATCGAATTCTGTTTTTACATATTGGGAAAAGGGTACGCCGAAAACAAGGTTTTGGCCTTGGTCGTTTTGGTTGTAGGGAATTACATTGGTGAGCAGGGAAAGCATAGCGCCCGCACTTTCCAGTTTGATGCGATATTGGTAAAAATCCAAATCGTTGATTCCGGATTTGCTGTTTTTGGTATGGGTAAAGTTACTGGCAAAAATGAGGTTGTTTTCCGTTAGTCGTCTACGTCTTTCGGCAATGCTGTTCACTTGCTCAAAATCGTCGTTGCTCACTGGGATTTCGCCATCCAGCACACGACGCACAAAGGTATTTGCTCCAGTAGGAATGTTCAATCGGGGATCCTCGCCCTCTTCATCCACGGGATTGAACAAATCCGCATACTGAGGGTCGTCCTGAAAGGCATCAGCGATGTCATCCAAATTGGAAAATGTATTCCGGTAGACGTTGAAAAAATTGTTTGGGTTCACGTTGCGCACAAACTCAACGTTTATCAGTTCTATATTGTTCTTTAATCGTTCCGTGGGAGACCAGTTGAACGACAAGACGGAGTTAAGGGACTGTTTGTCCAGACCAATGTTCTTTTGAAAATTCGTACCCGCCGATAGTCGGCTCTGTGGCAGCATGTAGTATGGAATAATCCTCTCGGTGTTGAAGGGCAGCCAGATCCTTGGGAATGTAATATTGATGTCACCACCAAGTTCGGAGGTAAAGGTTTCGTTGGACAAGGATGCGTCGCTTAAAAGACCAATGGAACCACGAGCGGAGACATTCAAGGTTTCCGCACCGCCGAATACATTTCTGGTAATTACACCAGCGCTAAATGCAGTTCCCACCCTTTGAATGTTCGAATGGGTTACGTCAAAATTGAGGTTTAACGAGTATTTGGGTTTTGCAGCTAGGTAAATATTCGATTCCAAATGGGTGTGTGTGGAATCGGGTATAAACTCAACGTTCGGATACTTAAAGGTATTGAGGTTCGTAATCTGCCTGTAGGTGCGAATACGGTCCAAATCCCTGTAGATACTATCTTTTTCAAAGAAAACGGCATCCGTAAGTGCTTTTGGCCTGTACTTTAATTTTCCTTTATAGTAAATGTTGTAATTCTCGTATTCCACTTTTTGCAAGGTGTCCGTGCCGCCACCAATATCGTAATCCGCATAAATGTTGATTTCTTTATGTCGTGCCACTTTATAGGGCATGCTGGTGTCGGTGCTGTCGTTGGTACTTCGGAATTTTTTGATGTTCAACTGTACATCCATCAATTGGTCGTTCGCAGCGAGGGTGGTATCCCGTAAGATATTATAGTTGATGGAGCTTTCCTGAAAATTGTAGACTCCCGAATTCCGGAAAAGATTGGTCAACCGCTCCCGTTCCAAGGTGAATTTTTCCAAATCAAATTGTTCTCCCTGTTTCACAAGGCTACTGCGCTCGGCATTTTTATAAATGGAATCCAACTCGGGCGAGGTGATGTTTTTTTGAATGGTGTCCACTATATAGGGCTTGTTCAGTGTCACACGATATTCAATTTGTGCCTTTCTACTGTTCTTTCCGGGGATGATTTCGTATTCCCCTGAGTTGTTGAAGTATCCCTTGGTATTGTAGTACGCCTCTAACTTACTGACAGATTTGTTTGTTTTTGAAGTGTCGATAATCGCCGGAGGTTCCCCGATACGTTTGAGAAATTCGCTCGCACCCTTTACCATGAAGGATTCCCTCAGGCGGTTTACTTGCTTTTCGGAGAGCAGATTGTTCAGGCGTTTTTCCCTTTTTTCTTTTCGGTTCAGCCAATCTTCAAAGGAAGAGTCAGGATTTTCTTTGGCAAGGTTATAGAGGTTCAGCTTTAAAGGGTACCCCAGTAGGCTGCTGTTGGGTTTTTGGGTGATAAGACCTTTTATTTCGCTGCTGGTCACTTTTTCGTCATCGACCAGAATGGTGTTTTTGGTGAGCAATAGTTCATCCTCCCCAACCTTTTTTAAGGTATTGCAACCCAAAATGCTTAGCAAAAGCAACAATAATCCTATTTTTGCCCAGTTGCACGATACACCAAAACCACTCATAGACGCCAAAAATACACGATTTAGATGGTTACAAAAAACCAAATTAAACTAGTTGTAAGCTTGAAGCAAAAAAAGTACCGATCTCAACACGGTCTTTTTGTAGTGGAAGGCGAAAAGGTGGTTCGGGAACTGATGGAGGCCACTGTAAAGCCCTTTGCGCTCTTTGTTGATGATTCAACCCTTTTGAAAAAGTTTGAAGATGCAGAGTTGGTTCCGCCCCAAGTGTTGAAACAAATGAGCAGTTTGACCCATCCCAGCGGTATTTTGGGTGTTTTTCACATGATGGAGCGCAGGGATAAAACCAAAGCGGATTGGACTGTGGTGTTGGACGCGGTTAGAGACCCGGGGAATTTGGGCACTATCATCCGATTGTGCGATTGGTTCGGTGTAGATGAATTGGTTTGCTCTTCGGATACCGTAGATTGCTACAATCCCAAAGTGCTGCAGGCGACCATGGGTTCCATTGCACGGGTTTCCGTTACCTATACCAATATTGCTGACTATCTGAGTGAATCGGAACGTCCGATATATGGTGCCTATATGGACGGGGCCTCTGTTTATCGCACCAATTTGGGTGAAAATGGCATTTTGGTGATGGGCAATGAAGCTAATGGTATTTCGGAAGAAATCGGCAAGTTGATTACCGAGCGGATATCGATTCCGCAATTTGGTGTTTCCACCACCGAAAGTTTGAACGTCGCCACTGCAACGGCCATCCTATTGAACGAAATCCGAAGAGGATAGCTTATTCAAAGGTAAAGTTGATGAAAATGCCCCTTGTTCGCATGGCTGCTATGTTTCCGGTCCATGGGCTATTTGGGTCATTGTCGGGAACCAGTTCATCCGTCAGCGCAAAAACGCCACGAATGGATGGGGTAAATTTGAAATATTCGGTGTAGAGATCAATCCCGAATCCCAGTTCATACCCATACACATTCTGTTTCATACGGAATTGCCCCGTGCTGTTGTCGTCCAAGCTGTCTTCATTGCTCCCAAGATTGATGGACGTGTACACCCCAGCTGTGATGAATGGTTTCCAGTTCCCGATTCTCCGGGTGCTGGCCTTGATCAACAGTGGAAATCGAATGTAGGTAGACCGTACCTCACGAATGGCATCGGCTTGATTAGTAAAACCGGGAAAACCCAAAGTTCGGGCTGTGTAAAGTAGGCCAGGCTCAAACCGCGCATCCAAAAACTCGTTGATTCGCAGTTCACCAATCAACCCCACATTGAAACCAAAACTCTTATCCACCAAAATATCCCTTCCTATGTCCTCTTTGTATTCAAACTGGAAATCGTATTGGTTAAAACCGAGATAGTACCCCCAATTCAGGAATTTTTTGTCTTCGTTCTGAAGGTTCAATATTGGATCGCCTCCAAACTGGGCTTGGGCCATTGGGCATGATAGTACAATCAGTCCAAAGAAAATCAGGAGATTTTTCATCAATCTATTTTGAAGCAACATAAATGGATGCTACACCCATTGTCTGTGGTTTGTTCTCTACTCCTATAAACCCAATTTTCCTCAAAATATTGTTGAAAGCCTCCCCATGTGGAAAAACAGACGCCGATTCGCTCAAATAGGTGTAGGCCGATCTGTCCTTGGAGAATAGTTTGCCAATGGAGGGCATAATATGTTTGGTGTAGATGTTGTACCCTTGTTTAAATGGAGTTTTTGTGGGAACGGAGGTTTCCAATACCACAAAATGTCCTTTTGGCTTGAGTACCCTGTAAATTTCTTCCAGTCCTTTTTCCAGGTCCTCGAAATTACGTACCCCAAAGGCAACGGTAATCGCGTCAAAGGAGTTGTCCTCAAAGGGCAGGTTCTCGCTATCGCCCACCACCATTTCAATGGTGCTGTCCAGTTGTTTATGGGCCACTTTGTGTTTTCCAACTTCCAACATCCCGGGGGAGAGGTCGAGGCCCACAATTTTTTCGGCCCCTGTTTTGGCCATGGCAATGGCCAGATCCCCGGTTCCCGTTGCGATATCCAAAATAGAGTTAGGGGATTTATCCTTTAAAAAGGCCACGATGCGCTTACGCCATTTAACATCTGTTCCAAAGGAAATTACACGGTTGAGACCATCATAGCTTCCCGAAATATTATCGAACATTTGCCTTACCTGCTCTTTTTTACCAAGCTCCGATTCTTTGTACGGGGTTACCTTTTTCGACATTACTTCAATTTGATCGCAAATATACAACTTAGGTTAGGGGATGAAGACAAAAATATTTGTGTAATTTTGCCCCCTGACGGAATTTATTTTCCCGTAGTTGTTTAAAAGTATGGACTTTACGTTGGGCGTACCAATCCTTGCACAAGTTGTATGTTGCAAATTGAACTTATTTAAGAACACATCCTATTCTAATCCATGAGAATCATTATTGCAGGTGCTGGTGAAGTGGGATTTCATTTGGCAAAATTAATGTCTTACGAAGCGCAGGAAATTACCCTGATCGATACCGATAAGGAACGACTGTCCTATGCGGATAACCATTTGGACATTCGGGTGCTTCGCGGCGATGCGACCTCTATCCAGGTTTTGCAGGATGCCCAAGTGGACGGTTCGGACCTTGTGATCGGGGTTACGGCATCGGAGACCACCAATTTGACCTTGTGTGTTCTTGCGAAGCAGTTGGGTTGCAAGCGGACCATGGCGCGTATATCCAATACCGAGTTTATGGACAACCGGGAACTGATCAAGTTTGAGCAGCTGGGCATCGATGAACTGATTTCTCCCGAGCGACTTGCCGCCATGGAAATCCAGTTGATGCTCAATCAGTCCGCTTTTAACGATACCTACCAATTCGAAGAAGGTCTGTTGACCATGTTTGGGGTAATTCTGCCCAAAACCGCGCCTTTTGTTGGTAAAATGGTCAAGGAAGCCGCACGAATTTTCCCGGAACTCAATTTTATGCCCATAGCCCTGCAGCGTACGGGTACGCAGTTCACCTTGATTCCGCGTGGAGATACCGTCTTCAAAGAAGGCGATCAGGTGTATTTTATTACTTCTGACAAAGGGGTAGAGGAGTTGTACAAACTTTCGGGGATGCAAAAACAGGACATCAAAAATGTGATGATCTTGGGAGGAAGCAAAGTCGGTTTTAAAACGGCACGCGACCTTTGCAACAAAAGATTCAATGTTAAATTGATCGAAAAGAACAAGGAAAAGGCCTTTGATATTGCCGACGAACTACCGCATGCCTTGGTTATAAACGGAGACGGGCGGAATGTGGAACTCCTGGAAGAGGAGAACCTCGAATCCATGGATGCCTTTATTGCGGTAACGGGGAACTCCGAAACCAATATTATGTCCTGCTTGGTGGCCAAGAACAAAAAGATCAAGAAGACCATCGCCTTGGTGGAAAATATGGATTACTTTCAGTTGTCCCACTCTATTGGAGTTGACACGTTGATCAATAAAAAGCTCCTTGCCGCCAATAGTATTTTCAGATACATCCGTAAGGGCGAGGTATTGGCCTTGACCCGGTTGAACAATTTAAATGCCGAGATATTGGAGTTTGAAGTGAAAGCTACCTCCTTGGTGAACGGAGAGATTATCCGAGAATTGAATTTTCCCAGAGAGGCCAGTATCGGTGGGGTTATCAGAAATGGGGAAGGGATTATTGCCCTTGGTGATTTTAGGATCATGGAAGGGGACAAGGTTGTGGTCTGCTGCTTGCCCAAAGCCATTCCACGGATAGAAAAGCTGTTCCTCTAATGAAGCTCAATACACAGATCATTATCCATATTATGGGGCTATTGTTGCTTTGCAATGGTTCCTTTATGCTTTTGGCCGCTTTGGCAAGCGGTATCTACAAAGACGGCGTTACCATGGATATTATGCTTGCCGCTATTGTTACCATGCTTTTTGGAATCATGGCCATGTTCTACACCCGTGGTCATAAAAAAGAGGTCAAAAGGAAGGAAGGATACATTGTTGTGACCTTTGGTTGGATCATTATGTCGATATCGGGAACCCTGCCCTACCTATTTTCCGGGGCCATACCTTCCATTACCGACGCTTTTTTTGAGACCATGTCCGGCTACACCACTACAGGAGCTTCTATTCTGGATGATATTGAGGCCCTCCCCGAAGGTATTTTACTTTGGCGAAGCCTTACGCACTGGATCGGGGGAATGGGGATCATTGTTCTGGCCATAGCCATATTGCCGTTGTTGGGTATTGGGGGAATGCAGTTGTTCGCTGCTGAAGCGCCTGGCCCGGGCGGTGACAAGCTCCACCCTAGGATTACCGATACCGCAAAGCGTCTGTGGCTGATTTATTTTGGTTATACCGTATTGGAAAGTTTACTGCTCAAATTTGCGGGAATGTCCTTTTTTGATGCCATCAACCATGCCTTGGCAACCATGTCCACTGGAGGTTTTTCTACCAAAAATGCCAGTTTGGCCTATTGGAACGACCAACCCTTGATTCAGTATATCGTTATCCTGTTTATGTTTTTGGCAGGAAGTAATTTTGTACTTAGTTATTTTGCGCTTACGGGTCGCGGACAGCGTATTTTAAGGGATGAGGAATTCAAATATTATTTTGGGTTTATCGTGATATTTACACTGATTGTTGCTTTGGGCGTTTACTTCAAAGCAAATGTTCCGGTGTCCGATTTTCACCCCATGATTTTTGGGGAGGCCGAAAGTGCCTTTAGGCATAGTCTTTTTCAGGTGATAGCGGTTATTACCACCACGGGTTTTGTCTCGGCAGATTTTACCTCGTGGACCCCGTTTTTGACCGTTTTCTTTTTTGGTTTGATGTTCCTCGGAGGGTCTGCGGGCTCCACGGCAGGGGGAATCAAGGTGATGCGGCACTTGCTCATCATCAAAAATGGAATTTTGGAGTTTAAGCGTACCCTCCATCCCAACGCCGTGATTCCTGTTCGATACAATCAAAAGACGGTAACGGAGCATATCGTGTATAATGTAATCGCCTTTTTCGTGCTCTACATGCTGCTGTTTATCATTGGGTCGTTGGTGCTTGGTTTTCTGGGATTGGACTTTGTTTCTGCCGTGGGTGGTTCGGCCTCTTCTCTGGGCAATGTGGGTCCTGCTTTGGGTAGTTTGAACCCAGTGAGTAACTATAACAGTCTTCCGGCAGCTGGAAAATGGTGGTGTGGCTTCTTAATGCTATTGGGCCGATTGGAACTCTTTACTGTGCTGATTGTCCTTACCCCTTATTTCTGGAAAAAGACCTAAGTTCATCGAACCCTTTCAAAAACAATCGTTTTTAATTTGATGCACTGTGTTAATCAAAAAGGATAACAACGGATGGCATTGAACAGCAAGTCAATGTGTCTAAGTTAAAATCCGAGGAAGAATTTACCCACTACGGAAAGGTCAACCCAATGTTGAGGCCCCTTTCAA is drawn from Flagellimonas sp. MMG031 and contains these coding sequences:
- the rpsO gene encoding 30S ribosomal protein S15; translated protein: MYLTKEVKAEIFKKYGGSESNTGSTEGQIALFTHRINHLTGHLKRNHKDYNTERSLVALVGKRRSLLDYLKKKDIEKYRSLIKELNIRK
- the accD gene encoding acetyl-CoA carboxylase, carboxyltransferase subunit beta yields the protein MSSWFKRKEKGIQTATEEKKDTPKGLWYKSPTGKIVEAEDLAKNFYVSPEDDYHVRIGSKEYFEILFDDNKFRELDTKMTSKDPLKFVDTKKYSDRLQAAQKKTGLKDAVRTAVGKSQGKDIVVACMDFAFIGGSMGSVVGEKISRAIDVAKRKKIPFVMISKSGGARMMEAALSLMQLAKTSAKLAQLAEAKIPYISLCTDPTTGGTTASYAMLGDINIAEPGALIGFAGPRVVKDTTGKDLPEGFQTAEFLKEHGFLDFITHRRDLKKKINLYIDLITNQPIRE
- the fbaA gene encoding class II fructose-bisphosphate aldolase, encoding MSHNIKPGVATGDEVQAIFNHAKANGYALPAVNVIGSDSINAVMETAATLNSPVIIQFSNGGAQFNAGKGLSNENQQAAILGAVAGAKHVHQLAEAYGATVILHTDHCAKKLLPWIDGLLDASEQHYKETGKSLFSSHMIDLSEEPLEENIEICKKYLERMSKMDMTLEIELGITGGEEDGVDNTDVDDSKLYTQPEEVAYAYEELSKVSHRFTIAAAFGNVHGVYKPGNVKLTPKILKNSQEFITEKYGVEHNHIDFVFHGGSGSTVEEIREAIGYGVIKMNIDTDLQYAFLEGVRDYIQGKADYLQAQIGNPEGEDQPNKKYYDPRVWLREGEKTFIARLKKAFEDLNNVNTL
- a CDS encoding BamA/TamA family outer membrane protein, with protein sequence MSGFGVSCNWAKIGLLLLLLSILGCNTLKKVGEDELLLTKNTILVDDEKVTSSEIKGLITQKPNSSLLGYPLKLNLYNLAKENPDSSFEDWLNRKEKREKRLNNLLSEKQVNRLRESFMVKGASEFLKRIGEPPAIIDTSKTNKSVSKLEAYYNTKGYFNNSGEYEIIPGKNSRKAQIEYRVTLNKPYIVDTIQKNITSPELDSIYKNAERSSLVKQGEQFDLEKFTLERERLTNLFRNSGVYNFQESSINYNILRDTTLAANDQLMDVQLNIKKFRSTNDSTDTSMPYKVARHKEINIYADYDIGGGTDTLQKVEYENYNIYYKGKLKYRPKALTDAVFFEKDSIYRDLDRIRTYRQITNLNTFKYPNVEFIPDSTHTHLESNIYLAAKPKYSLNLNFDVTHSNIQRVGTAFSAGVITRNVFGGAETLNVSARGSIGLLSDASLSNETFTSELGGDINITFPRIWLPFNTERIIPYYMLPQSRLSAGTNFQKNIGLDKQSLNSVLSFNWSPTERLKNNIELINVEFVRNVNPNNFFNVYRNTFSNLDDIADAFQDDPQYADLFNPVDEEGEDPRLNIPTGANTFVRRVLDGEIPVSNDDFEQVNSIAERRRRLTENNLIFASNFTHTKNSKSGINDLDFYQYRIKLESAGAMLSLLTNVIPYNQNDQGQNLVFGVPFSQYVKTEFDYIRHWSIGGGQVIAFRSFSGIAIPYGNADNIPFVRSYFAGGSNDNRAWNAYELGPGRTNNINDFNEANLKLALNLEYRFPIAGDVKGALFADAGNIWNVFDNENNPEAIFSGFSSLADIALGTGLGLRYDFTYFVFRLDVGFKTYNPAREGSDRWFDGYNFKRAVFNIGINYPF
- a CDS encoding RNA methyltransferase produces the protein MKQKKYRSQHGLFVVEGEKVVRELMEATVKPFALFVDDSTLLKKFEDAELVPPQVLKQMSSLTHPSGILGVFHMMERRDKTKADWTVVLDAVRDPGNLGTIIRLCDWFGVDELVCSSDTVDCYNPKVLQATMGSIARVSVTYTNIADYLSESERPIYGAYMDGASVYRTNLGENGILVMGNEANGISEEIGKLITERISIPQFGVSTTESLNVATATAILLNEIRRG
- a CDS encoding porin family protein produces the protein MKNLLIFFGLIVLSCPMAQAQFGGDPILNLQNEDKKFLNWGYYLGFNQYDFQFEYKEDIGRDILVDKSFGFNVGLIGELRINEFLDARFEPGLLYTARTLGFPGFTNQADAIREVRSTYIRFPLLIKASTRRIGNWKPFITAGVYTSINLGSNEDSLDDNSTGQFRMKQNVYGYELGFGIDLYTEYFKFTPSIRGVFALTDELVPDNDPNSPWTGNIAAMRTRGIFINFTFE
- the ubiE gene encoding bifunctional demethylmenaquinone methyltransferase/2-methoxy-6-polyprenyl-1,4-benzoquinol methylase UbiE, producing the protein MSKKVTPYKESELGKKEQVRQMFDNISGSYDGLNRVISFGTDVKWRKRIVAFLKDKSPNSILDIATGTGDLAIAMAKTGAEKIVGLDLSPGMLEVGKHKVAHKQLDSTIEMVVGDSENLPFEDNSFDAITVAFGVRNFEDLEKGLEEIYRVLKPKGHFVVLETSVPTKTPFKQGYNIYTKHIMPSIGKLFSKDRSAYTYLSESASVFPHGEAFNNILRKIGFIGVENKPQTMGVASIYVASK
- the trkA gene encoding Trk system potassium transporter TrkA: MRIIIAGAGEVGFHLAKLMSYEAQEITLIDTDKERLSYADNHLDIRVLRGDATSIQVLQDAQVDGSDLVIGVTASETTNLTLCVLAKQLGCKRTMARISNTEFMDNRELIKFEQLGIDELISPERLAAMEIQLMLNQSAFNDTYQFEEGLLTMFGVILPKTAPFVGKMVKEAARIFPELNFMPIALQRTGTQFTLIPRGDTVFKEGDQVYFITSDKGVEELYKLSGMQKQDIKNVMILGGSKVGFKTARDLCNKRFNVKLIEKNKEKAFDIADELPHALVINGDGRNVELLEEENLESMDAFIAVTGNSETNIMSCLVAKNKKIKKTIALVENMDYFQLSHSIGVDTLINKKLLAANSIFRYIRKGEVLALTRLNNLNAEILEFEVKATSLVNGEIIRELNFPREASIGGVIRNGEGIIALGDFRIMEGDKVVVCCLPKAIPRIEKLFL